In Nostoc sp. UHCC 0926, a single genomic region encodes these proteins:
- a CDS encoding ABC transporter substrate-binding protein, with protein MNIKIILLIVGILGFAVVGCTNGAQNNNNVSNTVTNTATNTSLESQVSNPNRKLQTIGVALGDLGNPFYNAVQKGTETKAQKIGVNIRVNAVSSGFDLNQQTNQIENFTAANTDLIILSAVDKKGVKPVIDQARLAGKVVIAVDSAVDADVDAMISSNNTQAGEVACQYIADRLKGQGSVVILNGTPMDSINQRVSGCQKSLSKYPEIKLISKDQNAEGTRDGGLRVMSDLLTTFPKIDAVFATNDQSGVGADLAARQAKRKEFFIVGVDGSPDATKAMEDKDGVFAATAAQNPAGMAEKAVQIGNDIIQGKKPESSEIMIPVKLVTRENLSSYKGW; from the coding sequence ATGAATATCAAGATAATTTTGCTGATAGTTGGTATATTAGGTTTTGCTGTTGTTGGTTGCACTAATGGCGCTCAAAATAACAACAATGTTAGTAATACTGTTACTAACACTGCTACCAACACTAGTTTAGAGAGTCAGGTTAGTAATCCAAATAGAAAATTGCAAACAATCGGCGTTGCTCTTGGTGACTTGGGTAACCCGTTCTATAATGCAGTGCAGAAGGGAACTGAGACAAAAGCCCAGAAAATTGGGGTGAATATCAGAGTTAATGCGGTTTCCAGTGGCTTTGACCTGAACCAACAAACTAACCAAATTGAAAATTTTACTGCTGCGAATACTGACCTAATTATCCTCAGCGCTGTTGACAAAAAAGGAGTTAAACCAGTAATAGACCAAGCAAGGCTTGCAGGTAAGGTTGTGATTGCGGTAGATTCAGCCGTTGATGCAGATGTGGATGCGATGATTAGTTCCAACAATACCCAAGCTGGAGAAGTTGCTTGCCAATATATTGCCGATCGCCTCAAAGGTCAAGGTAGTGTAGTCATCCTCAACGGGACTCCGATGGACTCAATAAATCAGCGAGTGAGTGGCTGCCAGAAGTCATTGTCCAAGTATCCTGAGATCAAACTCATCTCTAAAGACCAAAACGCAGAAGGGACTAGGGATGGAGGGCTGAGGGTTATGAGCGATTTGCTCACAACCTTTCCGAAAATTGATGCCGTTTTTGCCACTAACGATCAAAGCGGTGTCGGCGCAGATTTAGCAGCTAGACAAGCAAAACGTAAAGAATTTTTTATTGTTGGGGTTGACGGATCACCAGATGCAACCAAAGCAATGGAAGACAAAGATGGTGTATTTGCTGCAACTGCGGCTCAAAATCCCGCAGGGATGGCTGAAAAAGCGGTTCAGATTGGCAACGATATCATTCAGGGTAAAAAACCTGAGTCATCTGAGATTATGATTCCAGTCAAGTTGGTTACTAGAGAGAACCTTAGCAGCTACAAAGGCTGGTAA
- a CDS encoding inositol oxygenase family protein, with the protein MSQTLSNAIDQAENNLLHSLEEWEEDLLNRYPDPDSIVKEGKTTEEYRNYEAPTRDTVKEFYRLNHINQTYNFVLEKKEHFLKLNKKEISVWDALEFLNQLVDDSDPDTDLDQLQHLLQTSEAIRADDHPDWMVLTGLFHDIGKVLCLFGEPQWATVGDTFPVGCAFSDKIVFSEFFKENPDYNNPIHNTTYGVYEPNCGLSNVHMSWGHDEYVYYMMKNYLPESALYILRYHSFYPQHRENAYEHLMDKHDKEMFKWVKLFNPYDLYSKNPNPPDWQNLKPYYEDLVAKYLPSTLKF; encoded by the coding sequence ATGTCTCAAACTCTAAGTAATGCCATCGACCAAGCTGAAAATAATCTTTTACATTCGCTAGAAGAATGGGAAGAAGACTTACTTAATCGCTATCCCGATCCGGACAGCATAGTTAAAGAAGGTAAAACCACCGAAGAGTACAGGAATTACGAAGCGCCTACTAGAGACACGGTGAAAGAGTTCTATCGGTTAAATCATATCAATCAAACCTATAATTTTGTATTAGAGAAAAAAGAACACTTTCTGAAGTTGAATAAGAAAGAAATATCTGTCTGGGATGCATTGGAATTTTTGAATCAATTGGTTGATGATTCAGATCCTGATACAGACTTAGATCAGTTACAGCACCTATTGCAAACATCAGAAGCCATTCGAGCCGATGATCACCCAGACTGGATGGTACTTACTGGCTTATTTCACGATATAGGGAAGGTACTTTGTTTATTTGGTGAACCCCAATGGGCCACAGTAGGCGATACCTTTCCTGTGGGTTGTGCATTTTCTGATAAAATTGTTTTCTCGGAATTTTTTAAAGAAAACCCTGATTACAATAACCCTATACATAACACTACATATGGTGTTTATGAGCCGAATTGTGGCTTGAGTAATGTACATATGTCATGGGGACATGATGAGTATGTATATTACATGATGAAAAACTATTTGCCCGAATCTGCATTGTACATCCTCCGCTATCACTCATTTTATCCTCAACATCGCGAAAATGCTTACGAACATTTGATGGATAAACATGATAAAGAAATGTTTAAATGGGTGAAGTTATTCAATCCCTACGATTTGTATTCAAAGAACCCTAATCCTCCTGATTGGCAAAATTTAAAGCCTTATTATGAAGATTTAGTGGCTAAATATTTACCCTCAACTTTAAAATTCTAA
- a CDS encoding gluconokinase yields MIIVIMGVSGSGKTTIGKLLADSLDWEFSDADAFHSPDNVEKMRRGIPLSEADRTPWLQDLQTAIKHWLEENKNVVLACSALKASYRQFLVLDSERIKLVYLKGSYELIQMRLQERHNHYMTEKLLNSQFITLEEPLDTISMDIAQPPQVIVQNIRTALGI; encoded by the coding sequence ATGATTATTGTCATAATGGGTGTATCCGGTTCTGGCAAAACCACCATAGGAAAACTGCTAGCAGACTCCTTAGACTGGGAGTTTAGCGACGCTGATGCTTTCCACTCGCCAGATAATGTTGAGAAAATGCGACGCGGTATCCCTCTGAGTGAAGCTGACAGGACGCCTTGGTTGCAAGATTTGCAAACAGCCATAAAACATTGGCTGGAAGAAAATAAAAATGTCGTGCTGGCGTGTTCGGCTTTAAAAGCCAGTTATCGGCAATTTCTGGTATTGGATAGCGAACGCATCAAGCTAGTTTACCTCAAAGGGTCTTATGAGTTGATTCAAATGCGGTTGCAAGAGCGTCACAATCACTACATGACCGAAAAACTCCTCAACAGCCAGTTTATAACTCTTGAAGAACCATTAGACACTATATCTATGGATATTGCACAGCCACCCCAGGTAATTGTCCAAAACATTAGAACGGCTTTGGGAATTTAG
- a CDS encoding DsbA family protein gives MGIFFDLFSPLFKYMRTWTAIGLLCLVVVTWSIPAQAASRIDPQLEQQVLQIIHEHPEAIIESVQAYQQQQQQKTKQAQQGFLQDLKTNPQTVIGESPTTGSTQSKTVLIEFSDFQCPYCAEAHKTLKQLLVKYPDKVRLVYKNLPLTSIHAEALPAATAAWAAYQQGKFWEYHDALFTNQKQLGEALYLDIAKKLKLDLGKFKRDLTLATPAITKDIQLAEKLAVSGTPFFVINSPTVSGVVQLADIESILTGAK, from the coding sequence ATGGGTATATTCTTTGATTTGTTTAGTCCCTTGTTTAAGTATATGCGTACTTGGACAGCAATAGGTCTGCTATGTTTAGTTGTTGTCACCTGGTCAATTCCTGCACAAGCTGCTAGTCGCATTGATCCGCAACTGGAACAGCAAGTATTACAAATTATCCACGAACATCCAGAGGCAATTATCGAATCTGTTCAAGCCTATCAACAGCAACAACAACAGAAAACAAAGCAAGCACAGCAAGGATTTTTACAGGATTTAAAGACGAATCCTCAAACAGTAATTGGTGAGTCTCCCACCACAGGTTCAACTCAATCAAAAACTGTGCTAATAGAATTTTCAGATTTTCAATGTCCCTATTGTGCTGAGGCGCATAAAACATTGAAACAATTGTTAGTAAAGTATCCAGATAAAGTAAGATTAGTTTACAAGAATTTACCGCTGACTTCAATTCATGCTGAAGCATTGCCAGCTGCGACAGCGGCTTGGGCAGCATATCAGCAGGGTAAATTTTGGGAATATCATGATGCGCTATTTACTAATCAAAAGCAACTAGGTGAGGCATTATATTTAGATATTGCTAAAAAACTGAAGCTAGATTTGGGTAAATTTAAACGCGATCTTACTCTTGCTACTCCCGCCATTACAAAAGATATCCAATTAGCAGAGAAATTGGCTGTTTCTGGCACACCTTTCTTTGTAATTAATAGTCCAACTGTTTCAGGAGTGGTGCAGCTAGCAGATATCGAAAGTATATTGACTGGTGCTAAGTAA
- a CDS encoding 4-hydroxybenzoate solanesyltransferase: MLTTPERPQQPVWLVIIRLLRWHKPEGRLILMIPALWAVFLAASGKPPLPLVGVIILGTLATSAAGCVVNDLWDRDIDPHVERTRDRPLASRALSVKVGIVVAIVSLACAAILAFYLNPLSFWLCVAAVPVILLYPGAKRVFPVPQLVLSIAWGFGVLISWSAVTQTISQPTWLLWGATVLWTLGFDTLYAMSDKEDDRRIGVNSSALFFGYYAPVAIGIFFAGTILLLALLGVLRHLHFAFWISLAVATIGWIWQSLRLRQRDLPNPVYGKMFRQNVWIGFILLAGMIAGSF, translated from the coding sequence ATGTTAACGACGCCAGAACGCCCTCAGCAACCAGTTTGGCTTGTAATTATCCGACTTTTGCGCTGGCATAAACCAGAAGGACGCTTAATTTTAATGATTCCTGCCCTTTGGGCTGTGTTTTTGGCAGCTTCTGGGAAACCGCCTTTGCCTCTGGTTGGTGTGATTATATTGGGTACTCTCGCCACGAGTGCGGCTGGGTGCGTTGTCAATGATTTGTGGGATCGGGATATTGATCCACATGTGGAGAGAACACGCGATCGCCCCCTGGCTTCTCGCGCCCTGTCTGTGAAAGTTGGGATTGTAGTCGCGATCGTATCGTTAGCATGTGCAGCTATCCTCGCCTTTTATCTTAACCCCCTGAGTTTTTGGTTATGTGTGGCAGCAGTGCCTGTAATTCTGCTGTATCCAGGCGCAAAGCGGGTGTTTCCTGTGCCGCAACTGGTGCTTTCCATCGCTTGGGGTTTTGGGGTATTGATTAGCTGGAGTGCGGTGACACAAACCATCTCCCAACCAACTTGGTTACTTTGGGGGGCGACTGTACTGTGGACATTGGGATTTGATACACTTTACGCCATGAGCGACAAGGAAGACGATCGCCGCATTGGTGTTAATTCTAGCGCTCTATTTTTTGGGTATTATGCCCCTGTAGCTATTGGAATTTTCTTTGCTGGCACAATCTTGTTATTGGCTTTGTTAGGTGTACTCAGACATCTACACTTCGCCTTCTGGATTAGCCTTGCAGTTGCTACTATCGGATGGATTTGGCAGTCTCTGCGATTAAGACAGCGAGACTTACCTAATCCTGTTTATGGTAAAATGTTCCGGCAAAACGTGTGGATTGGTTTTATTTTACTTGCTGGGATGATTGCTGGATCTTTTTAA
- a CDS encoding Ppx/GppA phosphatase family protein, which translates to MLNLVSASWESVPTQPPKQDRIIAAIDLGTNSLHMVVVKIDPTLPAFSIIAREKETVRLGDRNLTTGELKPEIIKKAIAACGRFQEVAKTINAETIIAVATSAVREAPNGKDFLHRIETELGLSVDLISGQEEARRIYLGVLSGMEFHNQPHMIVDIGGGSTELILGDSHQARTLTSTKVGAVRLTSELITTDPISNTEFQYLQAYARGMLERSVDEVLANLELGESPRLVGTAGTIETLAMIHAREKSGVIPSTLNGYQFSLKDLREWVNRLRKLSNSEKAAIPGMPDKRAEVILAGAVILQEAMTLLGSESVTVCERSLREGVIVDWMLAHGLIEDKLRYQSSVRERNVLKLANKYHVNLEYSDRVAAFAQSLFDQTQGTLHHWGSDERQLLWAAAILHNCGHYVSHSSHHKHSYYLIRNGELLGYTETEIEIIANLARYHRKSPPKKKHENYQSLLTKHQRQMVSQLSAIMRLAVALDRRQIGAIAQVQCEYYPQLRQCNLLIFPSQPNDDCALELWSLEYKKAVFEEEFGVKLVASLEKSSVASFS; encoded by the coding sequence ATGCTGAATTTAGTTTCGGCTAGCTGGGAGAGTGTTCCAACTCAACCACCTAAGCAAGATCGGATTATTGCTGCCATTGACTTGGGAACAAATTCTCTACACATGGTAGTAGTCAAAATTGATCCCACACTACCAGCCTTCAGCATTATTGCCAGAGAAAAAGAAACCGTGAGACTTGGGGATCGCAATCTTACCACTGGGGAACTCAAACCAGAGATAATTAAAAAGGCGATCGCGGCTTGTGGACGCTTCCAAGAAGTTGCCAAAACTATCAACGCTGAAACAATCATTGCCGTGGCAACTAGTGCTGTGCGGGAAGCCCCCAATGGGAAAGATTTTTTGCACAGAATAGAAACAGAGTTGGGTTTAAGCGTTGACTTGATTTCTGGTCAAGAAGAAGCGCGACGAATCTACCTTGGCGTGCTGTCGGGCATGGAATTTCACAACCAGCCCCACATGATTGTTGATATTGGCGGTGGTTCCACAGAATTAATTTTGGGCGACAGTCACCAAGCGCGCACTCTCACCAGTACCAAAGTCGGTGCAGTACGACTCACTAGCGAGTTAATCACCACTGACCCGATCAGCAACACTGAGTTTCAGTATCTGCAAGCCTATGCACGCGGGATGTTAGAACGTTCCGTGGATGAGGTACTAGCAAACCTCGAACTTGGAGAATCCCCGCGTTTGGTGGGTACGGCCGGCACAATTGAAACCCTAGCGATGATTCATGCACGAGAAAAGTCGGGTGTTATTCCTTCCACTTTAAATGGCTACCAGTTCAGTCTTAAAGACTTGCGAGAGTGGGTAAATCGCTTGCGGAAACTGAGTAACTCAGAAAAAGCTGCGATTCCCGGTATGCCAGATAAGCGGGCTGAAGTTATACTCGCTGGTGCAGTGATATTACAGGAAGCAATGACCCTTTTGGGTAGTGAATCGGTCACAGTCTGTGAGCGTTCTCTGAGGGAAGGCGTAATTGTAGACTGGATGCTAGCCCACGGTTTAATTGAAGATAAGCTGCGCTACCAAAGTTCAGTTCGGGAACGCAATGTTCTAAAACTCGCTAATAAATACCACGTCAATTTAGAATACAGCGATCGCGTGGCAGCATTTGCCCAGAGTTTATTTGACCAAACTCAAGGTACATTACACCACTGGGGATCTGACGAGCGACAACTACTGTGGGCAGCTGCAATCTTACACAATTGCGGTCATTATGTCAGCCATTCGTCTCATCACAAGCACTCTTACTATCTAATTCGCAATGGTGAGTTACTCGGTTATACAGAAACTGAGATTGAAATCATTGCCAACTTAGCGCGTTATCATCGCAAATCGCCGCCCAAGAAAAAACATGAAAATTACCAGAGTTTGCTGACTAAACACCAGCGACAAATGGTCAGTCAACTGAGTGCGATTATGAGATTGGCAGTGGCATTAGATAGACGACAAATTGGTGCGATCGCTCAAGTGCAATGTGAGTATTATCCACAATTGAGGCAGTGTAATTTACTAATATTCCCATCTCAACCTAATGATGACTGCGCCTTAGAACTCTGGAGTTTAGAATATAAAAAAGCAGTGTTTGAGGAAGAATTTGGTGTAAAATTAGTAGCCAGTTTAGAAAAGTCTAGCGTTGCTAGCTTCTCCTAG
- a CDS encoding PIG-L deacetylase family protein, whose amino-acid sequence MKIRYLLHRLRFGLHNKWWLLKYRFRELLIKLQFYWLLYQGSKLLNINQKSVIVFSPHQDDEALGCGGMIALKREQGIPIKVVFVTDGGGSHRGHTKITRSEIVQIRRQEAIAALKILGVESTDVHFLDKCDGALYKMTETEQQQTIEEMAQLLSSFKPQEVYVTHKQDRSRDHEITYQLVKAAISKAEVTVELWQYAIWLLWKSLLFRSLKFDELAGAHRVAIHQVQSKKKQAIEIYRSQYLPIDAESSAVLPPGFLWRFFLPHEIFFKSDSGQE is encoded by the coding sequence ATGAAAATAAGATATCTTCTTCATCGCTTAAGGTTCGGGCTGCACAATAAGTGGTGGTTGTTGAAATACCGATTTCGAGAACTACTGATTAAACTACAGTTCTACTGGCTTCTGTATCAAGGCAGTAAACTACTAAATATTAACCAGAAGTCAGTAATTGTATTTTCTCCTCACCAAGATGATGAAGCACTAGGTTGTGGGGGTATGATTGCACTCAAGCGAGAACAAGGGATACCGATTAAAGTTGTTTTTGTTACAGATGGAGGAGGTTCTCATCGAGGCCATACCAAAATTACCCGTTCAGAAATTGTTCAAATTCGTAGACAAGAAGCGATAGCAGCTTTGAAGATTTTAGGAGTGGAATCAACAGATGTTCACTTTCTTGATAAATGTGATGGCGCATTATACAAAATGACAGAAACTGAACAACAGCAAACCATTGAAGAAATGGCGCAATTATTAAGTAGTTTTAAACCACAAGAGGTATACGTTACTCATAAACAGGATCGCAGTCGAGATCATGAAATTACTTATCAATTGGTTAAAGCTGCTATTTCTAAAGCAGAAGTGACAGTAGAACTGTGGCAATATGCTATCTGGTTGCTTTGGAAGTCTTTATTGTTTCGCAGTCTGAAGTTTGATGAATTGGCAGGCGCTCATCGGGTCGCAATTCATCAAGTGCAATCTAAGAAAAAGCAGGCTATTGAAATCTATCGTTCTCAATATTTACCTATAGATGCTGAATCGAGTGCCGTCCTTCCCCCTGGTTTCCTCTGGCGGTTTTTCTTACCTCATGAGATTTTTTTCAAATCAGACTCCGGTCAGGAGTAA
- a CDS encoding peptidoglycan-binding protein encodes MRLCRSSILIFTCFSCVGFYPNRASTATPNLAPEILELAQASSTVTASPAVLRPGSQGSDVQRLQTQLKQLGYYSGVVDGQYNASTEIAVAKFQKAKGLKVDGITGLATRGRLQAALAAKNQIVTSPFVVSPAPTSKPTATPKPTERGFVWWLIFAIGVLGSIGALVYLLRWFRQVKQVQKSEISSTKSLSEANKDPMTPPSPETVTSPQTATPLLTTQLLLPEKTSRLAKLNIVDELIQDLRSSDPTKRRKAIWDLGQQGDSRAIQPMVDLMIDADSQENSLILAALAEIGTRTLKPMNRALAMSIQDESPQVRQNAIRDLTRVYDTMGQMNQMLLHALDDPDAEVQATARYALTQMNRMRGLPEQQGLPENSHDDSRE; translated from the coding sequence ATGAGGCTATGCCGTTCCTCAATCTTGATATTTACCTGTTTTTCTTGCGTGGGTTTTTACCCAAATCGCGCAAGTACAGCCACACCTAACCTAGCACCTGAAATTTTAGAACTTGCACAAGCTAGTTCGACAGTTACTGCTAGTCCGGCTGTTTTGAGACCCGGTAGTCAAGGGTCAGATGTGCAGAGACTACAAACCCAATTAAAGCAGTTGGGATACTATAGTGGCGTGGTAGATGGACAGTACAACGCCAGTACGGAAATCGCTGTAGCTAAATTCCAGAAAGCAAAGGGTTTAAAAGTAGATGGTATTACGGGTCTGGCGACTAGGGGCAGACTGCAAGCAGCCTTGGCTGCCAAAAATCAGATTGTCACCTCTCCATTTGTTGTCTCTCCTGCTCCGACTTCCAAACCAACTGCAACACCCAAGCCAACCGAGAGAGGTTTTGTCTGGTGGTTAATATTTGCCATCGGAGTTCTAGGAAGTATTGGCGCACTTGTTTACCTGCTGAGGTGGTTTCGTCAGGTCAAACAAGTCCAAAAATCCGAAATATCAAGTACTAAAAGTTTGAGTGAAGCTAACAAAGACCCAATGACACCACCCTCACCAGAGACTGTAACTAGTCCACAAACAGCTACGCCACTACTCACCACACAATTGCTGCTACCAGAAAAAACTTCCCGGCTTGCTAAACTCAATATCGTTGACGAATTAATTCAAGACCTACGCAGTTCTGACCCAACGAAGCGACGCAAGGCTATTTGGGATTTGGGTCAGCAGGGAGATTCGCGGGCAATTCAGCCTATGGTTGACCTGATGATTGATGCTGATTCTCAAGAAAACAGCTTAATTTTGGCAGCTTTGGCAGAAATTGGAACCCGCACACTCAAACCGATGAACCGGGCTTTAGCAATGTCAATCCAAGATGAAAGTCCACAAGTACGGCAAAATGCCATCCGTGACTTGACGCGCGTTTACGACACGATGGGTCAAATGAATCAGATGTTACTCCATGCGTTAGATGACCCAGATGCCGAAGTGCAAGCAACAGCACGATATGCTTTAACTCAGATGAATCGAATGCGTGGCTTACCGGAACAACAAGGTCTACCAGAAAATTCACACGACGATTCACGAGAATAG
- a CDS encoding DUF2141 domain-containing protein: protein MVRGLRVSIVLLAVLGNLAWSFSAKANFNGKLTVEIDGLKNKEGQVCASLFASSEGFPSDRDRVLQKQCTKITDTPFIITFENLKAGSYAVAVFHDQNNDGTLNRNGLGIPSEGFGFSSNPEIRTRAPKFSEAAFLVAGPNTNIQIQLKYF, encoded by the coding sequence ATGGTTAGAGGATTAAGAGTTAGTATAGTGTTATTGGCAGTTCTGGGAAATCTGGCATGGTCATTTAGTGCCAAGGCTAATTTTAACGGCAAACTCACCGTGGAAATCGATGGCTTGAAGAACAAAGAAGGACAAGTGTGTGCCAGTCTATTTGCAAGCAGTGAAGGATTTCCTAGCGATCGCGATCGCGTCTTACAAAAGCAGTGTACCAAGATTACTGATACTCCCTTTATCATTACCTTTGAAAACTTGAAAGCAGGTAGTTATGCCGTTGCTGTCTTCCACGATCAAAATAATGACGGCACTCTCAATAGAAATGGACTTGGTATACCAAGCGAAGGCTTTGGATTTTCCAGCAACCCAGAAATTCGCACAAGAGCGCCCAAATTTAGCGAAGCAGCATTTTTGGTTGCAGGCCCAAACACTAATATCCAAATTCAATTGAAATATTTTTAA
- a CDS encoding glutathione peroxidase → MSNTISDIAVKTINGEDKQLNDYTGKVLLIVNVASYCGYTSQYEGLEKLNQKYGEAGLRILGFPCNDFGAQEPGSNQEIVQFCTSKYGVTFELFDKVHAKGSQQHPLYERLTKAVKPTGTIAWNFEKFLVNKQGEVIARFNSSVQPNSPEIIAIIEKELAK, encoded by the coding sequence ATGAGTAACACAATTTCGGACATCGCAGTCAAGACCATCAACGGTGAGGATAAGCAATTAAACGACTACACCGGAAAGGTACTCTTAATTGTGAATGTAGCTTCCTACTGCGGTTATACTTCTCAATACGAAGGGTTAGAAAAATTGAACCAGAAGTATGGGGAAGCAGGGTTACGTATTTTGGGGTTCCCCTGTAACGATTTTGGAGCGCAGGAACCAGGAAGCAATCAGGAGATTGTGCAATTCTGCACGAGTAAATATGGTGTTACCTTTGAACTATTTGATAAAGTTCATGCCAAAGGCTCGCAGCAGCATCCACTTTATGAGCGACTTACCAAAGCAGTTAAGCCAACGGGAACTATTGCTTGGAACTTTGAAAAATTTTTAGTTAATAAACAAGGTGAAGTGATAGCTCGATTTAATAGTAGTGTTCAGCCAAATTCACCAGAAATAATTGCCATAATTGAGAAAGAATTAGCAAAATAG
- a CDS encoding SDR family oxidoreductase: MNVAIIGCGYVGYKVAQYWQQKMNFVVSVTTTSPERVPALQSVSQRVVVTCGNDLNSLKSVLHNQDVVLLSVGAKNGEVYEETYLKTAQTLISSLQQIPSVKQLIYTGSYAVYGDRNGVWVDEETPLAPANLNAQILRKTEDVLLSASSENLRVCIFRLGGIYGTGRELLKIFSRYSGTTRPGNGEDIKNWIHLDDIVGAIEFARHRRLQGIYNLVDDAHLTSQDLLERLFEKHNLPKVKWDTSIKSTLPYNAWVSNEKLKEAGYQLIHPQMIF; encoded by the coding sequence ATGAACGTTGCAATCATTGGTTGTGGTTATGTTGGTTATAAAGTTGCTCAATATTGGCAGCAAAAGATGAATTTTGTTGTCAGTGTAACCACGACTTCCCCTGAGCGTGTCCCGGCACTACAATCAGTATCCCAAAGAGTTGTAGTTACGTGTGGGAATGACTTAAATAGTCTAAAATCAGTTTTGCACAATCAAGATGTTGTACTTTTGAGTGTTGGTGCAAAAAATGGGGAAGTTTATGAAGAAACTTATCTAAAAACTGCTCAAACTTTAATTTCATCCTTGCAGCAGATTCCGAGTGTGAAACAATTAATATACACAGGGAGTTATGCCGTGTATGGTGACAGAAATGGTGTATGGGTAGATGAAGAAACACCGCTTGCACCCGCTAATCTAAACGCACAGATTCTCCGAAAAACAGAGGATGTATTGCTATCAGCATCTAGTGAAAATCTCCGTGTTTGTATCTTTCGCTTAGGAGGGATTTATGGAACTGGCAGAGAACTGTTGAAAATATTTAGCAGATATTCTGGTACAACCCGTCCTGGCAATGGCGAGGATATCAAAAATTGGATTCATTTGGATGATATTGTTGGTGCAATAGAATTTGCCCGTCACCGTCGTTTGCAAGGGATTTACAATCTGGTAGATGATGCACATCTCACTAGCCAAGACTTGCTAGAGCGCCTATTTGAAAAACATAATTTACCCAAAGTTAAATGGGATACTTCTATCAAGAGTACCCTCCCATATAATGCTTGGGTATCGAATGAGAAGCTTAAAGAGGCTGGCTACCAGTTAATTCATCCACAGATGATTTTTTAG
- a CDS encoding alpha/beta fold hydrolase, whose product MQPSTVANTINLTASPSQFYSWQNYRCAYEVHQPINTIPEGIPLLLIHPIGVGLSRQFWQRFCREWYNAGERNLIYNPDLLGCGESDMPHVAYTPSDWAEQLQYFLQTVVQKPVIVVVQGALLPVAIALVQKESNLIARLVLSGPPTWALITNKSPQWQQKVLWNLLDSPLGSAFYRYARTRKFLHSFSTRQLFASDNAVDAEWLDTLLAGAENPASRHAVFSFLAGFWRQDYTNSIASIQQATLTVMGETASSISQEGKKETPDERLADYLSCLPQGRGIKINGRNVLPYESTAEFVAAIAPFINEVF is encoded by the coding sequence ATGCAACCATCTACTGTAGCTAACACAATCAATTTGACAGCATCTCCTAGCCAGTTTTATAGTTGGCAGAATTATCGTTGTGCTTACGAAGTTCATCAACCAATTAATACAATACCTGAGGGTATTCCCTTACTGTTAATTCATCCTATTGGCGTCGGATTGTCACGGCAATTTTGGCAGCGATTTTGTCGCGAATGGTATAATGCAGGTGAGCGTAATTTAATTTACAACCCTGATTTACTAGGATGTGGTGAAAGTGATATGCCTCATGTAGCTTACACTCCTAGTGATTGGGCAGAACAGTTGCAGTACTTTTTACAAACAGTAGTGCAAAAACCTGTCATTGTAGTAGTACAAGGTGCTTTATTACCAGTTGCGATCGCATTAGTTCAAAAGGAATCAAACTTAATTGCCAGACTTGTACTCTCTGGGCCTCCAACGTGGGCTTTGATAACAAATAAATCACCACAATGGCAGCAAAAAGTCCTTTGGAATCTGTTAGATTCACCTTTAGGGAGTGCTTTTTATCGCTATGCACGCACCCGAAAATTTTTACATTCTTTCTCGACTCGTCAACTCTTTGCTTCTGATAATGCTGTGGATGCAGAGTGGTTAGATACATTGCTTGCAGGTGCAGAAAATCCTGCGAGTCGCCATGCAGTGTTTTCTTTTTTAGCAGGGTTTTGGCGACAGGATTATACTAATTCTATCGCCTCTATTCAGCAAGCAACATTAACGGTTATGGGGGAAACTGCATCGAGTATTAGCCAAGAAGGCAAAAAAGAAACGCCAGATGAACGCTTGGCTGACTACCTGTCCTGTTTGCCTCAAGGTCGAGGTATAAAAATAAATGGGCGCAATGTTTTACCGTATGAATCAACTGCTGAATTTGTAGCAGCGATCGCTCCATTTATTAATGAAGTTTTTTAG